The following coding sequences lie in one Thermosulfuriphilus ammonigenes genomic window:
- a CDS encoding adenylate kinase: MNIILLGPPGAGKGTQAKRLVEKYGIPQISTGDMFREHLKNQTELGKKAKEYMDKGQLVPDEIVIGMVEERLSQPDCEKGFMLDGFPRTVPQAEALDKLLEKMGKKIDHVILIDVPEEELVKRLTGRRTCKQCGMMYHVIFKPPKVDGKCDVCGGELYQRDDDTEETVRNRLKVYNDQTKPLVDYYENKGLLRRIDGMGSIDEIFERICQVLG; the protein is encoded by the coding sequence ATGAACATTATTCTTCTGGGACCTCCGGGTGCTGGTAAGGGAACTCAGGCCAAAAGATTGGTTGAGAAGTATGGCATTCCTCAGATTTCTACTGGAGATATGTTCCGGGAACATCTGAAGAATCAGACGGAATTAGGTAAAAAGGCCAAGGAATATATGGACAAAGGTCAGTTAGTTCCAGATGAAATTGTTATTGGTATGGTTGAGGAACGCCTCTCTCAACCTGACTGCGAGAAGGGTTTTATGCTGGATGGCTTTCCCCGCACTGTACCCCAGGCTGAGGCTTTGGATAAGCTTCTTGAGAAGATGGGTAAGAAGATTGATCATGTTATCCTCATCGATGTTCCCGAAGAGGAGCTTGTCAAGAGGCTTACCGGCCGCCGAACTTGTAAGCAGTGTGGGATGATGTATCATGTCATCTTTAAGCCTCCCAAGGTTGATGGTAAGTGTGACGTCTGTGGAGGAGAACTCTATCAACGGGATGACGACACTGAAGAGACTGTCCGCAACCGTCTGAAGGTATATAATGATCAGACTAAACCTCTGGTAGATTACTACGAAAACAAGGGACTGCTGCGTCGTATAGACGGTATGGGAAGCATTGACGAGATATTCGAAAGAATCTGCCAGGTCTTGGG
- the secY gene encoding preprotein translocase subunit SecY has protein sequence MAAGIQGLSNVPELRRRILFTLLALAIYRIAVQVPTPGINADALMALFSRAGSTLFGFVDMFSGGALRRLSVCALGIMPYISASIILQLLTVVIPALDQLKKEGPEGRRKMAFYTRYLTVAISLVQGMGIAIGLESMTGPNGQMIVLNPGWEFRLMTTLTLTTGTVFLMWLGEQITEHGIGNGISLIIFAGIVARMPSAIINTFRLMRTGEINPALMLFLVVMMVAVVAFIVFMERAQRRIPIHYARRTVGRTVYGGQTTHLPLKVNMSGVIPPIFASSIIMFPATIANFVPMEFMQTLANQLRPGTLLYESLYVALIVFFCFFYTAIIFNPEEVAENLQKYGGYIPGIRPGRPTAEFIDRVLTRITVIGAIYVSAICVLPAILITKFNVPFYFGGTALLIVVGVAMDTMAQVESHLITRHYEGFIKQGRLRGRR, from the coding sequence ATGGCAGCAGGCATTCAAGGCCTGAGCAATGTCCCGGAGCTACGGCGTCGGATTCTTTTTACCCTTCTGGCCCTGGCTATATATCGTATAGCAGTTCAGGTCCCGACGCCGGGGATTAACGCCGATGCCTTAATGGCCCTTTTTAGCCGAGCCGGGAGCACTCTTTTTGGCTTTGTAGATATGTTTTCTGGTGGGGCCTTAAGGCGCCTTTCGGTCTGTGCTCTGGGAATTATGCCCTATATCAGTGCTTCCATTATCTTACAATTGCTTACAGTGGTAATTCCGGCTTTGGACCAACTAAAGAAAGAGGGGCCTGAAGGGCGCCGGAAGATGGCCTTTTATACCCGCTATCTTACTGTGGCCATCAGTCTTGTGCAGGGAATGGGTATAGCTATTGGTCTGGAGAGCATGACGGGCCCCAATGGTCAGATGATTGTTCTTAATCCTGGTTGGGAATTCCGGCTGATGACCACTCTCACCCTAACCACAGGGACCGTCTTTCTTATGTGGTTGGGTGAACAGATTACCGAGCATGGTATTGGTAATGGCATCTCTCTTATCATCTTTGCCGGAATTGTGGCTCGTATGCCTTCGGCCATCATCAATACCTTCCGTTTGATGAGAACCGGGGAGATAAACCCGGCCTTGATGCTCTTTTTAGTAGTGATGATGGTCGCGGTAGTGGCCTTTATTGTTTTTATGGAACGGGCCCAACGGCGTATCCCTATCCACTATGCTCGCCGGACGGTGGGGCGGACAGTCTATGGCGGGCAGACTACCCATTTGCCCCTTAAGGTCAACATGTCCGGGGTTATTCCTCCTATTTTTGCCTCGTCGATTATTATGTTTCCGGCTACTATTGCCAACTTTGTTCCCATGGAGTTTATGCAGACCTTAGCCAATCAGCTCCGGCCAGGGACGCTCCTCTACGAGAGTTTATATGTAGCTCTGATCGTCTTTTTTTGCTTTTTCTACACGGCGATCATCTTTAACCCGGAAGAGGTGGCTGAAAATCTTCAAAAATATGGAGGATATATCCCGGGGATTCGTCCTGGTCGGCCAACGGCAGAGTTCATTGATCGAGTCCTTACCAGGATTACAGTAATCGGGGCAATTTATGTCTCAGCCATTTGCGTTCTGCCGGCCATTTTGATAACCAAATTCAATGTGCCGTTTTACTTTGGTGGTACGGCCCTCCTCATTGTCGTCGGAGTGGCTATGGATACCATGGCCCAGGTTGAATCACACCTGATAACCCGGCACTATGAGGGCTTTATAAAGCAGGGACGGCTAAGGGGTCGTCGCTAA
- the rplO gene encoding 50S ribosomal protein L15, which yields MSLSNLKPSLGARKKAKRVGRGPGSGHGKTSCRGQKGQRSRTGGGVPPWFEGGQMPLIRLLPKRGFNNARFRTEYTIINLREIAAKFSEGAVVDLEALKEARLIKGRSLRVKVLGEGEISFPITLKVHKASRSAQEKIRAAGGQVELLEG from the coding sequence ATCAGTCTTTCTAATCTTAAACCCTCCCTGGGGGCACGAAAGAAGGCCAAGAGAGTAGGTCGGGGGCCGGGGTCAGGGCACGGTAAGACCTCCTGCCGCGGGCAGAAAGGACAACGCTCTCGGACGGGAGGAGGCGTTCCCCCCTGGTTTGAGGGTGGTCAGATGCCCCTGATTCGTCTTCTGCCCAAGCGAGGTTTTAATAACGCCCGTTTTCGGACTGAATACACAATAATCAATCTTCGGGAAATAGCGGCTAAATTTTCTGAAGGTGCGGTGGTAGATCTTGAGGCCCTTAAGGAGGCCCGTCTGATTAAAGGACGTTCCCTCCGGGTGAAGGTTTTGGGGGAAGGGGAAATATCATTTCCTATAACCCTTAAAGTCCACAAAGCCAGCCGTTCGGCCCAGGAGAAGATTCGGGCTGCCGGGGGCCAGGTGGAGTTGCTGGAGGGTTAA
- the rpmD gene encoding 50S ribosomal protein L30, with protein sequence MDKVLKITLVRSPNGRPRKHRETLKGLGLTRTNKTVTLPDTPSVRGMINKVRHLLKVEGEI encoded by the coding sequence ATGGATAAGGTTCTTAAGATTACCTTGGTTAGAAGCCCCAATGGGCGTCCGAGAAAGCATCGGGAGACCCTTAAGGGGTTAGGTCTTACCCGGACTAACAAGACAGTTACCTTACCGGATACACCGTCTGTAAGGGGTATGATAAATAAGGTCCGCCATCTTTTGAAAGTTGAGGGGGAAATATGA
- the rpsE gene encoding 30S ribosomal protein S5: MVEGRESLENLIEKIIFINRVAKVHKGGRRFRFAAIVVVGDGNGRVGYALGKAPEVPDAIRKALDKARKNMVEVPVVQGTIPHEVLGEYGSAKVILKPASPGTGVIAGGVVRAIMDAVGVKDILTKCLNSTNPHNVVKAVFNAFSQLESAEMVAQKRGKSIEDIAA; this comes from the coding sequence TTGGTAGAAGGAAGAGAGAGCTTGGAGAATTTGATCGAGAAGATCATTTTTATAAACCGGGTGGCCAAAGTTCATAAAGGGGGCCGACGTTTTCGCTTTGCTGCCATTGTAGTTGTAGGAGACGGGAATGGCCGGGTAGGCTATGCCTTGGGTAAGGCCCCTGAGGTTCCTGACGCTATCCGTAAGGCGTTGGATAAAGCCAGAAAGAATATGGTTGAGGTCCCCGTGGTTCAAGGAACCATTCCCCACGAAGTTCTGGGAGAGTATGGTTCGGCTAAGGTAATTCTTAAGCCCGCCTCTCCGGGTACGGGAGTTATTGCCGGAGGTGTGGTTCGGGCCATTATGGATGCCGTAGGAGTCAAAGATATTCTCACCAAGTGTCTTAACAGCACCAATCCCCACAATGTGGTCAAGGCTGTCTTTAACGCCTTTTCCCAGCTCGAAAGCGCCGAGATGGTCGCTCAAAAGCGAGGCAAATCTATAGAGGATATTGCCGCCTAA
- the rplR gene encoding 50S ribosomal protein L18, translating to MVRTNKKFLARLRRKRRVRKKIFGTAERPRLSVFRSAKHIYAQIINDEEGRTLVAASTLSKDLRAKVNELKGQGKVAQARLVGEYLAQMAREKGITKVCFDRAGYRYHGRVKALAEGAREGGLEF from the coding sequence ATGGTACGGACAAATAAAAAGTTTCTGGCGCGGCTGAGAAGAAAGAGGCGGGTTCGTAAAAAGATTTTTGGTACGGCGGAACGACCTCGGCTTTCTGTATTCCGGAGTGCTAAGCATATCTATGCCCAAATTATAAACGATGAAGAGGGTCGGACTCTGGTAGCGGCTTCTACTCTGTCTAAGGACCTGCGGGCCAAAGTAAATGAACTTAAAGGTCAAGGAAAGGTAGCCCAGGCCCGTCTGGTAGGAGAATATCTGGCTCAAATGGCTCGGGAGAAAGGGATCACTAAGGTCTGTTTTGATCGAGCGGGCTATCGCTATCATGGTCGGGTAAAGGCCCTGGCTGAGGGGGCAAGAGAAGGCGGATTAGAGTTCTAA
- the rplF gene encoding 50S ribosomal protein L6, with translation MLSRIGRRPIPIPDGVKVTLTEKEIVVEGPKGRLTKPLHPLVEVVIEDGQVKVSPRQIRKRLRRKAGAFQGLYRALINNMITGVSKGFQRKLDIVGLGYRAELKGQTLVLNVGYSHPVEFSLPEGVSAKVEKGTGEAQAHIVLEGIDKELVGLTAAKIRAIRPPEPYKGKGIRYSDEVILRKAGKAGK, from the coding sequence ATGCTTTCGCGAATCGGACGCAGACCTATACCGATCCCAGACGGGGTCAAGGTAACCTTGACGGAAAAAGAGATCGTCGTCGAGGGCCCCAAAGGTCGTCTCACTAAGCCTCTCCATCCTTTAGTAGAGGTAGTGATAGAGGATGGACAGGTTAAGGTAAGCCCTCGTCAGATCCGCAAACGACTTCGTCGCAAAGCCGGGGCTTTTCAGGGACTTTACCGGGCCCTCATTAACAATATGATTACCGGAGTGAGTAAAGGTTTCCAGCGAAAACTTGACATTGTGGGTCTGGGATATCGGGCTGAACTTAAAGGCCAAACACTGGTTCTTAACGTAGGTTATTCCCACCCGGTTGAGTTTTCTCTCCCCGAGGGGGTTTCTGCTAAGGTTGAAAAGGGCACCGGAGAGGCCCAGGCTCATATTGTTTTGGAAGGGATTGATAAAGAGCTTGTTGGTCTCACGGCGGCCAAAATAAGGGCTATAAGGCCTCCAGAGCCTTACAAAGGTAAGGGAATCCGCTACTCCGATGAGGTTATCCTTCGTAAGGCCGGGAAGGCTGGTAAATAA
- the rpsH gene encoding 30S ribosomal protein S8 produces the protein MSMTDPIADMLTRIRNACIARHEYVDVPASKMKLAIAKILAEEGYIAGYKFINQPPQGTIRIQLKYNADRKPIIAGLKKISKPGRRIYRGRDELPRVRGGFGIAIISTSKGIMTDHQARKIGVGGEVICAVW, from the coding sequence ATGTCCATGACGGATCCTATAGCCGATATGCTCACCAGAATTCGTAACGCCTGTATTGCAAGGCACGAATATGTAGATGTGCCGGCCTCTAAGATGAAGCTGGCTATTGCTAAGATCTTGGCGGAAGAGGGCTACATCGCCGGCTATAAGTTTATCAATCAGCCCCCTCAGGGGACGATCCGGATTCAGCTTAAATACAATGCCGATCGAAAGCCCATCATCGCCGGACTTAAAAAGATCAGTAAGCCGGGCCGTCGGATTTATCGGGGCCGGGATGAGCTTCCGCGGGTCCGGGGTGGTTTTGGCATTGCCATCATTAGCACTTCTAAGGGTATCATGACCGATCATCAGGCCAGGAAGATCGGGGTCGGCGGCGAGGTCATCTGCGCTGTCTGGTAG
- a CDS encoding type Z 30S ribosomal protein S14, whose amino-acid sequence MARTCHMVKARREPKFAVRKRNRCPICGRPRAFLRKFGCCRLCFRRLASEGKIPGVRKASW is encoded by the coding sequence GTGGCCAGGACATGTCATATGGTTAAGGCTCGTCGGGAGCCAAAGTTTGCTGTCCGGAAACGTAATCGGTGTCCTATTTGTGGGCGCCCAAGGGCCTTTTTGAGAAAGTTTGGTTGTTGTCGTCTGTGTTTTCGGAGACTTGCCTCTGAGGGAAAGATCCCAGGGGTAAGGAAAGCCAGCTGGTAG
- the rplE gene encoding 50S ribosomal protein L5, whose amino-acid sequence MPWLKEVYQKECVPKLMEKFGYKNPMEVPRLEKIVLNMGLGEAIQNPKIIDSAMAELGMIAGQRPVIRRAKKSIAAFKLRAGMPIGVSVTLRKGRMWDFLTKLIHVALPRVRDFRGVSPHSFDGRGNYTLGVKEHIIFPEVDYNTIDKVKGMNVTIVTTAETDEEAKELLTLLGMPFKR is encoded by the coding sequence ATGCCGTGGCTAAAGGAAGTCTATCAGAAAGAGTGCGTTCCCAAATTGATGGAGAAGTTCGGCTACAAAAACCCCATGGAGGTGCCGCGGCTGGAGAAGATAGTTCTTAATATGGGGTTGGGTGAGGCCATTCAGAATCCCAAAATCATTGATTCGGCCATGGCAGAGTTGGGCATGATTGCTGGCCAGAGGCCAGTAATCCGTCGGGCTAAGAAGTCCATTGCCGCCTTTAAGCTGCGGGCCGGAATGCCCATCGGGGTTTCGGTTACTCTCCGCAAGGGCCGGATGTGGGATTTTCTCACCAAACTTATTCACGTGGCCCTTCCCCGGGTGAGAGACTTTAGAGGGGTTTCTCCCCATTCTTTTGATGGCCGTGGCAATTACACCTTAGGGGTGAAAGAGCACATCATCTTTCCCGAGGTTGACTATAACACCATCGATAAGGTGAAGGGCATGAATGTGACAATTGTCACTACAGCTGAGACCGACGAAGAGGCTAAGGAGCTTTTGACCCTTTTGGGCATGCCCTTTAAAAGATAG
- the rplX gene encoding 50S ribosomal protein L24: MARVKLHVRKNDRVLVRRGKDRGKIGRVLEVLPDRQRAVVEGVNIVKRHMRPTPYSQGGIVEKPAPVHVSNLMVVCPKCMRGVRIGKKFLEDGTKVRICKRCGEIIEAKE; encoded by the coding sequence ATGGCCAGAGTTAAACTTCATGTTCGCAAAAACGATCGGGTTCTGGTCCGTCGGGGTAAGGATCGGGGCAAGATCGGTCGAGTGTTGGAAGTCCTGCCGGATCGTCAGCGGGCAGTAGTTGAGGGGGTAAACATTGTTAAAAGACATATGAGGCCCACCCCCTACTCTCAAGGTGGTATTGTCGAGAAGCCCGCTCCGGTTCATGTTTCTAATTTGATGGTTGTTTGTCCCAAGTGCATGAGAGGGGTGCGCATCGGGAAGAAGTTTCTCGAAGACGGGACGAAGGTCCGCATCTGCAAAAGGTGCGGTGAGATAATCGAGGCCAAGGAGTAA
- the rplN gene encoding 50S ribosomal protein L14, whose protein sequence is MIQQETYLNVADNSGAKKLLCIRVLGGTRRRYARIGDVIVASVKEALPNSKVKKGDVVRAVVVRTAKETPRSDGTYIRFDENAAVLINQYGEPVGTRIFGPVARELRARNFMKIISLAPEVL, encoded by the coding sequence ATGATTCAGCAGGAAACCTATCTTAATGTAGCTGATAACTCGGGAGCCAAAAAACTTCTCTGTATTCGGGTTCTGGGAGGTACCAGGCGTCGTTATGCCCGTATTGGCGATGTCATTGTGGCCTCGGTTAAGGAGGCCCTTCCGAATTCAAAGGTCAAGAAAGGGGATGTAGTTCGAGCCGTTGTTGTTCGGACAGCGAAAGAAACTCCCCGTTCCGACGGGACATATATCCGCTTTGATGAGAACGCCGCTGTGCTTATCAACCAATATGGTGAGCCTGTGGGAACCCGTATTTTTGGCCCGGTAGCCAGGGAACTTCGGGCCAGGAATTTCATGAAGATCATCTCCCTTGCCCCTGAGGTTCTGTAG
- the rpsQ gene encoding 30S ribosomal protein S17, translating into MAEKRQTSRRTFIGTVVSNKMDKTVVVMVERLVRHPDYGKYIRRRKKYMAHDEENACQAGDRVLIEETRPLSRRKRWRVRQILEKAKVIE; encoded by the coding sequence ATGGCGGAAAAGAGACAGACATCAAGAAGAACCTTTATAGGCACGGTAGTCAGTAACAAAATGGACAAGACGGTGGTGGTGATGGTGGAACGTCTGGTCCGCCATCCAGATTACGGAAAGTATATTCGGCGCCGCAAAAAGTATATGGCCCATGATGAAGAAAACGCCTGTCAGGCTGGAGACCGGGTGCTGATCGAAGAGACCCGACCCCTTTCTCGTCGGAAAAGGTGGCGAGTCCGCCAGATCCTCGAAAAGGCCAAAGTGATCGAGTAG
- the rpmC gene encoding 50S ribosomal protein L29, producing the protein MKAEDLRGMSEQELREKEQELREELFNLRFQKATHQLENPMRIREIKRDIARIKTILRERELGLR; encoded by the coding sequence ATGAAGGCGGAGGATCTTCGGGGTATGTCAGAGCAGGAGCTGAGAGAAAAGGAGCAGGAGCTGAGAGAGGAGCTGTTTAATCTTCGTTTTCAGAAGGCCACCCATCAGCTTGAGAACCCTATGCGGATAAGGGAGATAAAAAGAGATATTGCCCGGATAAAGACCATCCTCCGGGAGAGAGAACTAGGTCTGAGGTAG
- the rplP gene encoding 50S ribosomal protein L16 — MLQPRKVKYRKRQKGRMRGVESRGYRLTFGDYGLKALGACWLTAQQIEAGRIAITRCVKRGAKVWIRVFPDKPITRKPAETRMGKGKGAVDGWVAVIRPGRIIYEIEGVSEELAREALRLAAHKLPIPCKIISREELL; from the coding sequence ATGCTTCAGCCGAGAAAGGTCAAATACCGTAAGAGGCAAAAGGGCCGGATGCGAGGGGTGGAATCCCGGGGGTATCGCTTAACCTTCGGGGACTATGGCCTGAAGGCTTTAGGAGCCTGTTGGCTTACGGCCCAACAGATAGAGGCTGGGCGTATTGCCATAACGCGGTGCGTTAAGAGAGGGGCTAAAGTTTGGATTCGTGTCTTTCCTGATAAGCCCATTACTCGTAAGCCTGCTGAGACCCGGATGGGTAAAGGTAAAGGAGCCGTTGACGGTTGGGTGGCGGTAATTCGTCCCGGCAGAATCATCTACGAGATTGAGGGGGTCTCTGAGGAGTTGGCCCGGGAGGCTTTAAGGTTAGCCGCCCATAAGCTCCCTATTCCCTGTAAAATTATTTCACGGGAGGAGCTCCTATGA
- the rpsC gene encoding 30S ribosomal protein S3 yields the protein MGHKVNPIGLRIGITRNWDSRWYAEKDFPHLVYEDYSIRRHIKKKLYHAGISRIEIERAANKIRIKIHTARPGIVIGKKGAEIEALRQELQKMTGKEVFIDIQEVRRPELDAQLVAENIALQLERRISFRRAMKRAVGLAMRFGAGGIRVQCAGRLGGAEIARREWYREGRVPLHTLRADVDYGFAEAFTTYGVIGVKVWIFKGEVLPEKEEHLELRI from the coding sequence TTGGGTCATAAAGTCAATCCTATTGGTTTAAGGATTGGGATCACTCGAAATTGGGATTCCCGGTGGTATGCGGAAAAAGATTTTCCCCATTTGGTCTATGAAGACTATAGTATCCGGCGCCATATCAAGAAGAAGCTCTATCATGCTGGTATCTCTCGGATTGAGATCGAACGGGCGGCCAATAAAATCCGGATCAAGATTCATACTGCCAGACCGGGTATAGTTATCGGTAAAAAGGGTGCGGAGATCGAGGCCCTGAGGCAGGAACTCCAGAAGATGACCGGCAAGGAGGTCTTCATTGATATCCAGGAGGTAAGGCGGCCTGAGCTAGATGCCCAACTGGTGGCTGAAAACATCGCCCTTCAGCTTGAGCGGCGTATCTCCTTCCGCCGGGCTATGAAGAGGGCTGTGGGGCTGGCGATGCGCTTTGGTGCCGGCGGGATCAGGGTACAGTGCGCTGGTCGTCTGGGCGGTGCGGAGATAGCCCGGCGAGAATGGTATCGTGAGGGACGGGTTCCTCTTCATACCCTGAGGGCTGATGTAGATTATGGTTTCGCCGAGGCCTTCACCACCTATGGGGTTATTGGGGTAAAGGTGTGGATCTTCAAGGGCGAGGTTCTTCCAGAGAAGGAAGAGCACCTAGAGCTGAGAATATAG
- the rplV gene encoding 50S ribosomal protein L22 has translation MEARATAKYLRISPYKARLVADVVRGKPVGEALSILRFMPKKGARLVKKVLESAIANAEQNPQIDVDSLYIKRIYVDEGPRLKRYQPRAMGRAFPIIKRLSHITVILDEK, from the coding sequence ATGGAGGCTCGGGCGACAGCCAAATATTTGCGGATTTCTCCCTATAAGGCCAGGTTGGTGGCTGATGTAGTGCGTGGCAAGCCGGTGGGAGAGGCCTTGTCAATTCTCAGGTTCATGCCTAAAAAGGGGGCCCGGCTAGTAAAGAAGGTGCTAGAGAGCGCCATTGCCAATGCGGAGCAGAATCCTCAGATAGACGTGGATTCTCTTTACATCAAGAGGATTTATGTAGATGAAGGCCCCAGACTCAAGCGTTACCAGCCGCGGGCTATGGGACGCGCTTTTCCTATCATTAAGCGTCTTAGTCATATTACGGTCATCTTAGATGAAAAGTAA
- the rpsS gene encoding 30S ribosomal protein S19 has protein sequence MPRSRKKGFFIDEHLLKKVQKARQTGDTRVIKTWSRRSTIIPEMVGMTFAVHNGRKFIPVYVTENMVGHKLGEFAPTRTYHGHAADKGKVKGKR, from the coding sequence ATGCCAAGGTCGAGAAAAAAAGGCTTTTTTATTGATGAACATCTTCTGAAAAAGGTTCAAAAGGCTCGTCAGACCGGGGACACCCGGGTTATCAAGACTTGGAGTCGCAGATCGACCATCATCCCTGAGATGGTAGGGATGACCTTTGCCGTGCATAACGGCCGTAAGTTCATCCCGGTTTATGTGACGGAGAATATGGTTGGTCATAAACTGGGAGAATTTGCCCCCACTCGGACTTATCATGGGCATGCGGCCGACAAGGGTAAGGTTAAGGGCAAAAGGTAA
- the rplB gene encoding 50S ribosomal protein L2 codes for MPIKKCKPTSPGRRFQTYLVDPELSKKKPERSLVEPLKKTGGRNVYGRITARHRGGGHKRLYRKIDFKRNKDGVPAKVAALEYDPNRSARIALLHYADGEKRYILAPLGLKVGDVVMSGESVEIKPGNCLPLKNIPLGTLVHNIELRPGKGGQLVRSAGAVAQVMAKEGPYVHIKLPSGEIRLFHRECRATVGQVGNLDHENISIGKAGRYRWLGWRPHVRGVAMNPVDHPLGGGEGRSSGGRHPCSPWGQLAKGLKTRGKKPSDKFILKRRK; via the coding sequence ATGCCCATTAAAAAGTGCAAACCGACATCTCCGGGAAGGCGCTTTCAGACCTATCTGGTGGATCCGGAGCTCTCTAAGAAAAAACCAGAACGCAGTTTGGTTGAACCGCTTAAAAAAACCGGCGGCCGCAATGTCTATGGACGGATTACTGCCAGGCACAGGGGCGGGGGGCATAAGCGTCTTTATCGTAAGATAGACTTTAAACGCAACAAGGATGGGGTTCCAGCCAAGGTGGCTGCCCTGGAATATGATCCTAACCGTTCCGCCCGAATTGCTCTGCTTCACTATGCCGATGGCGAGAAGCGTTATATTTTGGCTCCCTTGGGACTTAAGGTGGGAGACGTGGTGATGAGCGGGGAGTCGGTGGAGATCAAACCGGGCAATTGTTTGCCCCTTAAAAATATCCCTCTGGGCACTCTTGTCCATAATATAGAGCTTCGTCCCGGCAAGGGGGGGCAGTTAGTTCGTTCGGCCGGAGCTGTGGCCCAGGTAATGGCTAAAGAGGGGCCTTATGTCCATATCAAACTTCCCTCCGGGGAGATCCGTCTTTTCCATCGGGAGTGTCGGGCCACAGTAGGACAGGTGGGTAACCTGGATCATGAAAATATCAGTATTGGTAAGGCCGGGCGTTATCGCTGGCTGGGTTGGCGCCCCCATGTCCGGGGAGTGGCTATGAATCCGGTGGATCATCCCCTAGGTGGAGGTGAAGGACGCAGTTCTGGAGGACGCCATCCGTGTTCTCCTTGGGGGCAGCTAGCTAAAGGTCTTAAGACCAGAGGCAAGAAACCTAGTGACAAATTTATCCTCAAGCGTCGTAAGTAA
- the rplW gene encoding 50S ribosomal protein L23, producing MKNARDIIIRPLITEKALRQKEEANQVCFEVARSANKIEIKKAVEEIFKVAVEDVQTIVVKGKPKRLGRFAGRRSTYKKAIVRLAPGHTIEFFETV from the coding sequence ATGAAGAATGCACGGGATATCATTATTCGGCCACTGATCACCGAAAAGGCCCTAAGGCAAAAAGAGGAGGCCAATCAGGTCTGCTTTGAGGTAGCCAGGTCGGCCAACAAAATAGAGATCAAAAAGGCTGTGGAAGAAATCTTTAAGGTGGCCGTGGAGGATGTTCAGACTATAGTTGTCAAGGGTAAGCCCAAACGCCTGGGGCGTTTTGCTGGCCGGCGTTCCACGTACAAAAAGGCTATCGTTCGGTTAGCTCCCGGTCATACTATTGAGTTTTTTGAGACTGTTTAG
- the rplD gene encoding 50S ribosomal protein L4 — translation MAVLDVYNVKKEKVGQIEVSDDIFARPVKEGVIHQVVVWQLAKRRAGTASTKTRGEVSGGGRKPWRQKGTGRARHGSIRSPIWVGGGVAHGPKPKDWSFSLPKGVRRAALKMALSAKLGGDKLLVIDDFALTEIKTKRFVEILRNLGIDNALVVTPEADEKLEKSARNLPTVKVLRTEGLNVYDIVRYEYLILHRDSIPKIEERLAKK, via the coding sequence ATGGCAGTTTTAGACGTCTATAACGTCAAGAAGGAAAAAGTGGGGCAAATAGAGGTTAGTGATGATATTTTTGCCCGCCCGGTAAAGGAAGGGGTTATTCATCAGGTGGTTGTCTGGCAACTGGCTAAAAGAAGGGCTGGGACCGCCTCCACTAAAACCCGCGGAGAGGTATCTGGTGGGGGACGCAAACCTTGGCGTCAGAAGGGGACTGGCCGGGCCCGTCATGGTAGCATTCGTTCTCCGATCTGGGTAGGAGGTGGGGTAGCCCATGGGCCCAAACCTAAGGATTGGAGCTTTTCCCTGCCCAAGGGAGTTCGGCGGGCGGCCCTTAAGATGGCTCTTTCGGCCAAGTTAGGGGGGGACAAACTTTTGGTTATTGATGACTTTGCTCTTACAGAAATAAAAACCAAAAGGTTTGTCGAAATACTCCGCAATCTTGGGATAGATAATGCTTTAGTAGTTACTCCGGAGGCTGACGAGAAGCTGGAAAAGTCGGCCCGAAATCTGCCAACAGTTAAGGTTTTGCGTACTGAAGGGCTCAACGTTTATGATATCGTCCGTTACGAATATCTGATTCTTCACCGTGATTCTATTCCCAAGATCGAAGAGAGGTTGGCGAAGAAATGA